The genomic stretch TATCGTCGACCACcttctctgtgcaaatatcCGCGGATTCGGGATTTCCTTCAACAGATAGGCTTCAGAAATTGCGCATGGAGAGGGAGGAgcgggcgtgtgtgtgtgagcgagaacgagagggggagagagagagttgagcGGAGTTGCATGAACGGTAAGATTGGTATATTTTAAAATCGCGTTGGGAAATAAAGACGGAATTCATTTGTGTTGATTAAAAGGCAGCCCGACACAAACGTGTCTATGTATGGAAAACCCTGCAGCAGCACCTGGCTACAGCTCACCCTTTAAACCTATGGAAGAGTAAGAGAGTACTTACTTTGACcacatgtttttctctgtacttgttggcttcatttttgctagatgaataatggcacagtgaaaaaGTTATATGTTGTTCGTGTGAGGCTGTATTTGCCTACTAAGACCTACTGTAAtcaaattatttattatgttcttaaacaaaaaaacaacataataatTAAAGAAGGAAATTGGTAGCttagtttttattcatttacaaaaaaaacaattcaagGTCTCCATGATATCAGCATTGATAATCAATTTTTAGATCATGTTTATGCAAAATGTGTCACTTGCACCGTATTACCTGGTGCAACAATGACAAAAATGAGATGTAAAAAGTAAATTATATTGCACAGAAGTATTCATTTATAGTAAGACATCATTATTACACTTCTGTTTGAATATAGGCTATTAATGTAGCGATAGTAAAGAATTCACCTCTTTGTTACTTTGTTCATCAGCCTATTTCTTTTGCGAAGCTTCCTGATAGCGCTCATCACTTCTTCTGTCTTTAAAGAGTACACAATAGGATTGAGTAAAGCTGGTATCGTGTGAGTCAATGTGGAGTTCATGATTCTGGCATTAGGATGGATAGAGGTGAAAACTGAAGCTACGTTGGTTCCCAGGAATGGTAGAAAGAAAAGAGCCACAAGCAGCAGGTGAGCAGTACAAGTTTTCAGTGCTCTGAGTCGTTCTTCTCCTGATGCAATCCTGCTCAGGGCTACCGAAATGCAAATATATGAAACTGTGATCAATATAAGAGGCATGACGAGGAGCATAGCAATAACATGGAGTGCTACTATGTGGTTTAAAGATCTATCATTACAGGCTAGGCGATATACTACTCCATGATCACAGTAAAAGCTTTGTATAACCAAAGATCCACAGAAAGAGAGGCGATTAATAAGCCCAACCACTAATGCTATTGTACCTGACAAGAAGAtccaaacaaagagaagcataGAAACTATAAGTTTTTTAGTCACAATACTATGGTACcttaaaggaaaacaaattGCTATAAATCTGTCAAAGGCCATAGTGACGAGTGTCCATGACTGCACACTTCCAAAAATTGAAACAAAGTACATATAACTCAAACAAGCCTCATAGACAATGTATCTCCtgtcaaacagaaatgtgtctaAGACTTTTGGGATGAGAGCAGTGCTGCCACACAGATCTGTAAAAGCCAAGTTACACACAATCATGAATTTAGGAGTATGAAGACTCTTTACCAGGCAGATAaccacaagcagaaaaacattcCCAATCACAGTCATGATGTagacaaaacacaagaagaCGTAGAAATACTTCACATGAGACATGTTAGAAAACCCACTGATGTAGAATTTAGCAGGACGAACAAATGTAGCATTAAACATGGTAGAGGATCTCTCTGCTGGACCCATACAGAGTACAAGAAGAACAAATATGACAGTGAAAATTGCTGAAGCACAACTCACCCCATACACAGTTCACTAATGTGAGCAGTACTGACAGAGACTTGTCATTTATAGCctgacaaagagacagacaaacatctacctgtcacatgatcatgaGATGAATATTCATTCATTCCATGTGTGACACACATCGACCAGTAATAGCATCAATGTTTTGTTAcagactttgttgtttttagggGTGGaccggttcactaaatccacggttcagTTAGtattctgaggtcacggttttcggttcggttcggtttacaatgttgaggatttttctacttttaacactctggaaataccatagatgagcacaaaataaatatcctaattatccaacattcaacatatttaagaatcagttcagtgtttccccatcattatatcaggtcaagtcaattttatttctttttaatttctatatagcgcCAGATCATTTTAAGatgccatttaagataacctttcctatagaacaggtctacaccttgttcctttattaaacaaactaaacagctcatgttatttatcttatttgcacggcagcatgtcatttctctctgcgcacacagacatatgcacacacacacagacacgtgtgcgcacatactcccaccgtcggacagagaacgacatgctagttggatagactgaactctatgactaggctaagctatgcaatgctaatagtactgatgtccgtggatttctttttatttttgccattgaaatatgctatttacatcccgctctgtaagcattgacaagaccagcggcagctttgcgcacatTTAgatgcagagtgctgtgggtctctttgatctgcctgcagctgaaactgctgcgtgaagctacagagagactgaccagctgtgagtgttttgaggcgggggaggagctcatggCTGCttcttgtcgaggacagtagtctgactgcagaatgattttcttcaaaagtcaccagagagagtcactagtttcttttgattaaaaaaagtttggaaagccgcgaaatgtagtgagagagacaccaagttgccaacactcgtctatatgtattacttgatgcgcatgtccagaaccgaacagaacacgcgccccgaaccaAAATatgtgtaccgaacggttcagatttttttcctgaaccatcCCACCCTTAgttgttttatattattatatcagCACATGTATTATGTGATTGCTAGTTTATAAAAAACTTGACTTACTAATTTCCCAAGTCCCAATGATGTCAACATTGATGATCAAGTGTTTTAGATCATATGTTTTGCACAATGCACCATCTGCACAGCATTATTTGACCcagcaaaaacagaaagaggtttgtgtattttttaatttgacctttactaaaaaaagaaaaaaaatatcactgGTTTAATACTTTGTTATTCAAAGAAATGTTTTCTCAAAATAGTATCTCCTTCATGATCATCATTACACCAAGCTGATGTAAAACACAATAGAACACATGTGAACCAACTGAAGTGATGCATCTTGGGTAACTATTTGTGTAAACAGTGTACATACTGAGATGCAAGGGTTCATTTTGCAGTGGGGAGCCTTCTACACCAGCCATTAACTACAAAATGATCAGGCCATTGTATATGATCTTCTTGAACAGAAAAGTACAACAAATGATGCACATGATGATCATAGCTTAAAGGTAAATTATATTGTGTAGATCTTAACAATCATATTAAGACATTCTTATTACACAAATAATGTACTCTACCCACCTAATATGTTTGTATAGCTCTGATAACAAATTCACTTCTTTCTTACTTTGTTCATCAGCCTATTTCTTTTGCAAAGCTTCCTGATAGCGTTCATCACCTCTTCTGTCTTTAAAGAGTACACAATAGGATTGAGTAAAGCTGGTATAGTGTGAGTCAATGTGGAGTTCATGATTCTGGCATTAGGATGGATAGAGGAGATCAATACAGCTATGTTGGTGCCCATGAATGGTAGAAAGAAAAGAGCCACAAGAATCAGGTGAGCAGTACAAGTTTTCAGTGCTCTGAGTCGCTCCTCTCCTGACGCAATCCTGCTCAGTGCTACCGAAATGCAAATATATGTGACAGCTATCAGTATTAAAGGAATCAGGTTGAtgctaacaacaacaataactacTGCTATGAAATTTAAAGATACATCATTACAGGCTAGGCGAAATAGTGGTCCATGATCACAGTAAAAGCTTTTTACATCTAAGGATCCACAGAAAGAGAGGCGATCAACAAGCCCAACCAAAAATGCTATTTCACTCaagaaaaacaaccacacaaacagTAACATTACAGCAACAAATGTTTTAGTCACAATACTATGGTACCTTAAAGGGAAACATATTGCTATAAATCTGTCAAAGGCCATAGTGACAAGTGTCCCTGACTGCACACttgaaaaaaacataacaaagaacatataactcAAACAAGCCTCATAGACAATGAATCTCCtgtcaaacagaaatgtgtctaAGACTTTTGGGATGAGAGCAGTGCTGCCACACAGATCTGTAAAAGCCAAGTGACACACAATCATGAATTTAGGAGTATGAAGACTCTTTACCAGGTAGATAaccacaagcagaaaaacattcCCAATCACAGTCATGATGtagacaaaacacaagaaaatataGAAATACTTCACATGAGACATGTCAGTAAAACCATTGATGTAGAATCCAGCGGGACGAACAAATGTAGCATTAAACATGGAGGATCTCTCTGCTGGACCCATACAGAGTACAAGTATGACAGACAAAATGCTGAAGCCCAACTCACCTCATACACAGTTGAGCAGTGTGAGCAGTAGTGAGGGAGACTTGTTGTTTATAGTGTCAtgatgacacacaaaaacatctacCTGTCACATGGTTATGAGTtgaatattcattcattcaacgTGTGAAACATATGGACCAGTAATAGCATCAATGTTTTGTTACAGATATTGTCTTATATCATTATATTAGCACATGTATTATGAAATTTGTACTTTGTACTTGATTTACTAATATTAAAGTCCCAATAATGGCAACATTGTTGATCAAGTGTTTCAGATTACATTTTTGCAATATGTACCATCTGCACAGCATTATTTGACCCAGCAATGACAAAAGgggtttgtgtatttttgattTTATGAGGTCGACAATAAGAATTTGTCATACGTTTACTCGGCTAAACAACTGAACTGTAGACTGGCccgctgttttttgttttttgggcaTTTTAACTTTTCTATTTCCTACCGTCCTGGCTCGGAAAATGTTAAGCCAGACACCCTTGTGTGCAATCACCTGCTAGCTGGTCACCTGCAACCTCTCCCTGTCCTTGGTTGTCCTTTGTCACACATCGCTCTGGATTTTGTCACTGGACTACTTCCTCCTCAGGGTAAAACAGTGATTGTAGCCTTGTCTAAACACTCTCTGCCACTGAGACTTCTAAACTGCTAATACAACATATTTTGCCTCAGTTTGTCTTTCAGGTTTGGCAGGAATTCTGCCAGGTGTTTGGAACCTCAAGTCTGTCTTTGGGGTTCCACCTTCTAGTCTGAGAAGGCCAATCAGGACTTAGAGGCAGCTATGCGCTGCATCTTTTCCAGGAACCATACTACTTGGAGCTCCAATCTTCCTTGGGGAGAGTATGTGCATAGCTCACTCACCTCTTCAGCTACAAATATGTCTCCATTTGATGAGCAGGAGATCTTAGTGCCTTCGGTCCAGTATCAATCCAGACGCTGTTGTCGGATTTTGTGTAAGGCTTGGGCAGTGATTCTTTGCACCATCAAAGCCAACAAAAGAATTGCTGAGCGACGACAGACCTCTACACGGCAGGTCATTCAGTTTGGTTATCAACTGCATATCAAGTTAAGAACTTAGTCAAAAAACTGGCTCCCCGTTTCATCAGGCCTTTTAAGATTGTCAAGGCGATTAATTCGGTGGACGTGAGGCTTCATCTCCTCAGGACTCTGCGTATCCATCCTGTGTTCCACGTCTCTAAGATCAAACCCTACACCTCCAGTCCTCTCCAACCTTCCGTCGCTCCTCTACCTCCACCTCGGGTCATTGATAGGCAACTGGCCTACACTGTGCAGCGCCTGCTGGATGTAGACGCCGAGGCAGAAGGCCGCAGTATGTAGTAGATTGGGAGGGGCCAGAGGAAGCCCCTAGGAACCTACCTCTTGTATTCTGGACCCTTTCCTTATCCGGGACTTGCACTGTTGACACCTGGACAAGccaggaggtggtggtgggggtttgTAGGcaagttctttctttttttggtttccCGTTTTATATTGACAGCCCCTAACTCTCCTCTCGTtacaggtgtcttgtcttcccctcCTCATGTGTCCCTTCTGTTGATTGTCTTGCCTGGCCTTTTATACACTGCTCcataaaaataaagggaacacttaaacaacacattgtaactccaagtcagtcacaccccatgcagggtgattggcatttgccagagaacaccaacaTTGGCAGATTCGCCATTGGCTCCCTGTGCTTTTTGCAAATGAGAGCAGGTTTACagtgagcacatgtgacagacgtgacagagtctggagataatgtggagaacgttctgctgtgTGCAACATCCTCGAGCATGAGCAgtgccgcacagccctccatgtgctagccagaggaaccctgactgccattaggtaccgggATGAGATCTTTAGACctattgtgagaccatatgctggtgcagtgggcgctgggttccttctgatgcatggaAATGCTAGGCCACATGTGAATGAAGTGTGTACCCAGTTCCTGCacgatgaaggcattgatgctaagGACTGACCCACCTGTTCCCCTGATCTGAATCCAAtcaagcacatctgggacatcatatCGCATTCCATCCCCCAGATGCATGTACCACATGCATCTTGTAAATGGCCCACAGACTGTTCAGACgctaatccaggtctgggaggagatccctcaggataacatctgctgcctcatcaggagcatgccaaagcattgtagggaggtcatacaggcacgtggaggactactgagcctcattttgacttgtcgtgaggaatttccactcaagttgggtcagcctgtaatttgattttccacttttattttgagtatggttccaaatccagacctccatggaaTGATCATTTCGGTTACACGTGTCTCGGTTTggcgtgtgtgttttgttcagtttaggacatgcgcatcaagtaatgcagggaggcatttttaccacagcatagagatAAGTGTTGAAAACAAGAGAACCTTGGGCATCAGTACCATTAGCATAACTTAGCGTAGTCAACAGATATCTAAATATAGATCTATATATAGATCTATATAgatctatatttattttatgctcatctatggtatttccagagtgttaaaaatagaaaaaaccTTGGATCGTGACTTCAGAACCATGATACAAACCGAACCATGGATTTGGTGAACCGTTCCATTcctatttttatgttattttgttttcaacATATTCCACTACATAATGAATGAAGTTTTTCAACTGggatatttcattcattgagaacTAAGATCTAGGTGTTATTTTAATGTCCccatttttttgagcagtggaTTTAATATGTGTCTTCCCTCACAGTTGCCTGATCGTCTTGTGTCCTAGTTCTGAGCATTCCAGCATTATTAATTACTATGACTTCCTTGGGTTTGACCATAAGGTGTTTTATGGATTactgttttttcttcctcctggtACCTCTGAAGATCAGATTGATCTCATCTCACCCCTTTTGTACCGTTGCCTTGTGGACTGCCCAGTTGTGTACCAGACTCTGACCTTGACAAAGGTTTCTGAGACAGCTTCCCATTTGTTGGACTGCCTTGTTGCcttgttggactgctgctgctccttgtGCTCTGGCCTGCCATTGGCTTTCTGAGATAGCCTTCCCTGTCGTACTGACCCTGAGTCCAAATTCATTTGATGAATGCATTTTGAGTCCAAATTCATAAACAATCCTGACAGAATATGTcctttactgaaaaaaaaaataatcactggTTTAATACTTTGGCATTCAAAGAAATGTTTTCTTAAAATATTATCTCCTTTACAATCATCATTACACCAAGCTGATGTAAAACatgataaaacacatgtgaaccaACTGAGGTGATGCATCTTGGGTATATATTTTTGTAAAACGTGTACATACTGAGATACAAAGTTCATTTTACAGGGGGGAGCCTTGTACACCAGCCATTTACTACAAAATGATCAGACCATTTTATATGATCTTCGTGAACAGAAAAGTACAACAAATTACAAAATAACACATGATGATCATAACTTAAAGTTAAATTATATTGTGTAGATCTTAACAATCATATTAAGACAAATTCACTTCTTTGTTATTGTGTTCATCAGCCTATTTCTTTTGCAAAGCTTCCTGATAGCgttcatcacttcttctgtCTTTAAAGAGTACACAATAGGATTGAGTAAAGGTGGTATAGTGTGAGTCAATGTGGAGTTCATGATTCTGGCATTAGGATGGATAGAGGAGAATAATACAGCTATGTTGGTGCCCAGGAAAGGTAGAAAGAAAAGAGCCACAAGAATCAGGTGAGCAGTACAAGTTTTCAGTGCTCTGAGTCGCTCCTCTCCTGATGCAATCCTGCTCAGGGCTACCGAAATGCAAATATATGTGAC from Parambassis ranga chromosome 14, fParRan2.1, whole genome shotgun sequence encodes the following:
- the LOC114445736 gene encoding olfactory receptor 51I2-like produces the protein MGPAERSSMFNATFVRPAGFYINGFTDMSHVKYFYIFLCFVYIMTVIGNVFLLVVIYLVKSLHTPKFMIVCHLAFTDLCGSTALIPKVLDTFLFDRRFIVYEACLSYMFFVMFFSSVQSGTLVTMAFDRFIAICFPLRYHSIVTKTFVAVMLLFVWLFFLSEIAFLVGLVDRLSFCGSLDVKSFYCDHGPLFRLACNDVSLNFIAVVIVVVSINLIPLILIAVTYICISVALSRIASGEERLRALKTCTAHLILVALFFLPFMGTNIAVLISSIHPNARIMNSTLTHTIPALLNPIVYSLKTEEVMNAIRKLCKRNRLMNKVRKK
- the LOC114446516 gene encoding olfactory receptor 1-like → MGPAERSSTMFNATFVRPAKFYISGFSNMSHVKYFYVFLCFVYIMTVIGNVFLLVVICLVKSLHTPKFMIVCNLAFTDLCGSTALIPKVLDTFLFDRRYIVYEACLSYMYFVSIFGSVQSWTLVTMAFDRFIAICFPLRYHSIVTKKLIVSMLLFVWIFLSGTIALVVGLINRLSFCGSLVIQSFYCDHGVVYRLACNDRSLNHIVALHVIAMLLVMPLILITVSYICISVALSRIASGEERLRALKTCTAHLLLVALFFLPFLGTNVASVFTSIHPNARIMNSTLTHTIPALLNPIVYSLKTEEVMSAIRKLRKRNKAYLLKEIPNPRIFAQRRWSTISGVNATVLIMEQRAA